In a genomic window of Erigeron canadensis isolate Cc75 chromosome 5, C_canadensis_v1, whole genome shotgun sequence:
- the LOC122600760 gene encoding putative ubiquitin-like-specific protease 1B, translating into MGTLSRKDRKRRDPEFQSSSSSNLSPISKRPKSSSSVNPKKNAASRLELYQKNVTLIARGLHAPCRFFRGFIGFSLGIFRKKSCFFSYGNRNALFSEAKESGNASCCKNVVKNDDENVGSESSSCEVVEMEEDGMESVQKLEELDEILAKKKELDQKVLLDSYEDLENGKMLETLSLNRGLDVLDLDVGLPLYKRLKDESAKKHDPSLRSLKFDIELLEAKLKKRQSRPAKKKKDVENEPFKPLTDEEVQMVDNALVYSNRRKALVTHTNSNITITEEVMQCLRPRAWLNDEVINVYLELLKEREIREPKKFLKCHFFNTFFYQKLMNGRTGYDYQSVRRWTTQKKLGYCLLECDKIFVPIHKEIHWCLAVINKKEQKFQYLDSLGGADKKVLGALAKYITDEVKDKTGKNLDVTSWEQELVTDLPNQENGYDCGMFMIKYADFYSRDIGLCFRQEHMPYFRLRTAKEILCLRAE; encoded by the exons ATGGGCACATTATCAAGAAAAGATCGAAAAAGGCGTGACCCAGAATtccaatcatcatcaagttctaaTCTTTCTCCCATTTCAAAAAGACCCAAATCATCATCTTCAgtaaatccaaaaaaaaatgcAGCTTCAAGACTCGAACTTTATCAAAAAAATGTGACCCTAATTGCTAGAGGCTTACATGCTCCTTGTAGATTTTTTAGAGGCTTTATTGGATTCAGTTTAggaatttttagaaaaaaatcttgtttttttagttATGGTAATCGAAATGCTCTGTTTTCGGAGGCAAAAGAATCAGGAAATGCTAGTTGTTGTAAAAATGTTGTTAagaatgatgatgaaaatgttgGTTCTGAGAGCTCGAGTTGTGAGGTTGTTGAAATGGAGGAAGATGGGATGGAGAGTGTGCAGAAATTAGAGGAGTTGGATGAGATATTAGCGAAAAAAAAGGAATTGGATCAGAAGGTGTTGTTGGATTCGTATGAGGATTTGGAAAATGGGAAGATGTTGGAGACGTTGTCATTGAACCGGGGTTTGGATGTTCTGGATTTGGATGTGGGTTTGCCTTTGTATAAAAGGTTGAAGGATGAGTCGGCTAAAAAACATGATCCTAGTTTAAGAAGCTTAAAGTTTGACATTGAGCTACTGGAAGCGAAGTTAAAAAAACGACAGTCACGTCCTGctaagaaaaaaaag GATGTAGAAAATGAACCTTTTAAGCCTCTTACGGATGAGGAAGTGCAGATGGTTGATAATGCGCTAGTTTATTCCAATAG AAGGAAGGCGTTGGTCACTCatacaaattcaaatataaCAATCACAGAGGAAGTTATGCAATGTTTGAGACCTCGGGCATGGTTAAATGATGAG GTCATCAATGTGTATCTTGAGTTGTTGAAAGAGAGGGAAATCAGAGAGCCCAAAAAGTTTTTGAAGTGTCATTTCTTTAACACCTTTTTCTACCAAAAG CTGATGAATGGAAGGACTGGCTATGATTATCAGTCAGTTAGAAGATGGACTACGCAGAAGAAGCTGGGATATTGTCTCCTTGAGTGTGACAAG ATATTTGTCCCTATCCACAAAGAAATTCATTGGTGTTTGGCTGTAATcaataaaaaagaacaaaaatttcAGTATCTTGACTCGCTTGGAGGGGCTGACAAGAAAGTACTGGGAGCGTTG GCCAAGTACATTACGGATGAAGTCAAAGATAAGACTGGGAAAAATCTCGATGTTACTTCCTGGGAACAAGAATTAGTCACCGATCTTCCTAATCAAGAAAATGG GTACGACTGTGGCATGTTCATGATCAAATATGCAGACTTCTATAGCAGAGACATTGGACTATGCTTCAGGCAG GAGCATATGCCATATTTTAGATTGAgaacagccaaggagatattgTGTTTGAGAGCCGAATGA